TAACATCTTCCACACTGTCCCGTATGCATGGAAAGCCCTCCCCGGACTGGTTCATATGGCCACTACCTTCTCCTTGAAATCTCTCCTTAAGATCCACATCCCCCGTGATCCCTATTGAGTTATCATCTAAGTGCTGATGGTTAGGTGGAGGGACAGGTAGAAATAGTTACGCTGTTCTGGTAGTTTTTAAAAGTGTaactgtatatatatgtatacaaattttgtttgtgtttagCTGCATTTTTTCCATACCCTTGTATGTCATTTTGCTTCCTTAGATTGTAAGCTCCCTTGAGCAGGGCCTGTGTCGCTGTGCCTGTTTTCGTGGCGGATGAGCCACAAACCCCGCTGGGCCCTGGCTGAGAGCCAGCGGGACGCTTACGTCCTGCTCCTAGAAGAAGTTGAgtgtcactgaaagggaagccaggTTGCAGGCAGTGGCTTCGCTCAGCAGTGAAGTTTTTGGTTGCATCTTTTTAGTGTAAAACAGGACCAATTTGTTATTTTCTCCTctctatttttctgttctttcctgacCTCATTTCAGGTCACTAACAGAGGTTCCAGCTAGTGATATTTTCTCTCCATTTGGAGACCATGACAGAGTAAACCCCATTGCTTCTCatattcttctgaaaaatatgttttggcAGCATATCAAAAGTGTTTACATTGTTATTGTAGTTTTCTGTTAACCAAAAAGAGAGTTTTCTGGGTTAGAGGTGAGAGAGGCATTATGAGGAAAATACGTGTTTTGCGGTTTCGTTTGGCTGGTTTTGCTGCTTGTCTTCTGGGGGGCAGCTCCTGGTTGGGCGGGAGGGTAGGAGAAGGGAAGAGCATAGGCTCGCATTTGTCTGTTCAGGATAGAAGATATAACATGCTATTTGTGTCTAAATAGTGCAGATAGGCAGTGAAATCTTTAGGTCACAGAACATTCACAGCAGTATGACTTGGGCAGCGTTAGGACTTTATTGTAGTTTCATAGCACAAATTACTAAAATGTAGACTGTACTTCATCTGTGCCACTGACTTTTTCTGGTTACTGCAGTTGCCTGTCTCAGAGGGAGAGCATCCAACTTCAGAATGCATGCTTGGAGGGGATGTGTTTTTAGTAGTAAAGCTACTTTCTGGCTTTTGCGgggtgttggggtgggggggagaggcctttttttttcttcttcttcttcttttgtgACTTGCAGGTTTTCAAGAATGAGTGAGCTGTAGCAACACAAACTAACCATTAGTTGTTGCACCAATTTTTTTGAGACAGCACCTACAACATAATACTAGGTAATGTGTAGTTATCCCATTAATACTAAAGAATAATCAAAATATTCATGCAGCAAATTAAAGTGAAGATTTGAAAATACTCTAAAAATAAGACATTAAAATGCATGAAACTCCTGATGCATTTGTTTCAGTCATAATTTTCATCATCACTATAGAAAACAACTATCATTAGAgtttcaaaattaatattttaaaataataattttaactcGGGTCTTATAAAGTTTATGTGGCTTGTGAAAATCTTGTGTTTGAAGGgtttttcctttggtttttattttaacttgtttATGGATAATTTTGTGTGAATGGACAACTTTATAATGATATGATTCTTAAGGAAGAGATCCATAAACAGATCTGTAAACGTCTAGATGCAAGATTCAAAAGGTTCATGCTCCCAAGCTTTTACTGCCAGGAAGTGGGTTTGATTTATTGAGCAATTTGGGATTTTCAGTGAATCTGGAGAAATCAGTGCTGGGTTAATACTGTGGACAAGTATGAAAAGCTTAAGTGGACAAAGtgcttaacttaaaaaaaagctAAGGTAAAAATTTTATTAAGACCTTTTAAGATGTTAAAAGAAATATCAGTTCtgagctgtggggttttttttgtttgtttttaaatttggtATGGTATTCAAAGTAAAATAATCCCAGTATTTGTGTTGATACTTACCTTCAGGTTTTGATGTGGGCAAAAGTATCAAATATAGATGTAGGATTTTCCCCTGCTTTGCATACTCTGGATGTTAGTACCACCTCTCAGATGCAGAATAACTGTGAAATCATCGACACAGAATATTGTTACCTGGCATCAAGTTTTAGcagcagtttaaaagaaaaatatcagttgatggcattcaaaagaaatattattaGCTCTGTCTCCAGTAAGCATTCACACTTCATCCCATTTCTGTTGTCCATTGTTTCAAAGGTGGCACTTTCTAATGGCATCTGAAACAATGAAATTGCAGAGCAAATACATATAAATGAATGCCAAACAGTGGTCTAGCTTAAAGTGTTACATTGTATTTGAAGAAACCACTCACAGAGACGTCTGGGTTCAAAAGTCATTTTTGTATTTCAATATGGTGGAGTTGATGATGGAGATTTGTctgcaggaaaaaatggaagTACCATCAAAGCAACTCTTACAGCACGCGCAACTTCGACTCCTTTGATAGTTTCCAGTATTGTATATAGGAAGAAGGTTTTCTGATCTTCACCAGACACTGTATTTTAGAAGATGAGAGCAAAAGGCATCAGGCTTAATGAAGAATTCTTGAAGGGTGTCCTTGTAAGTAATTGATTTGCATTACATATTTGAAATTCTAATGAGATAGCAATGTAGTAATAAGATAAAGGTTGTCATCAAGTTGTCATTTTCACAACATGAAGCAGTGACTCTGGGATGAGTTTTGATTATGTGTGTGACAAAATATGGGCCCCATATTTGTGTTGATGTAGCAAGGTACAGGTTTTATGACTTGCAGTCTAAGTGTGGGGAGCTCTCACCGGTGTAAGAAGGTATAGGATATGGACCACGCCTATGACATATGTGcttttaaaacacattcaaaCAGAGAAGTATTGAAAGTTAGCATGtttcaaggagaaaaatgctAACCCTatgttttccactgaaaaaaaattggcaCCTACCTGGAGATGGGCTGATTTTTAGCAACTTTGGGCATAGATTCTTAAATTAACGGGTAACTCTCAGTATTGAACACTTCTTCAAACCAGAGTTTGTATTGCTCAAGAAGAGCAGCTTTAACTGACATTCAGAAAACCCTGGGAATCCTGAGCAGAAGGCAGTTGAGGCTCTATGTGGGTATTCTCCTCATTTACACTAGTATTATTCTGAGTTTAGCAGATTATTCTCAAGTACGAAGTGCCCTTTCAtgatacttgtttttctttactaCAGGACAGTAATTGAAAAGGTTTTCAAAGGCCTTTCCACGCCAGTCAAACAAGACAATGGTATAAAAGAAGTTGGAAAAGGAATTGTAAGTGTTAAGGGAAACGTGGTTTTGTAGCATTTGGAGCCAGATGAATGAAATACGTTGGCATATGTGAGTGTCACTGGTTATACTCAGATATTAATTGAATATCAAACAACATATTGAAAATCATGAGTGCTTGAGGAACAGTAAAAATTGCATGTTTTCCCCAACGTGGTACAATTAGGTCAATGGAAGACTTTTCAACACTTTTAatgtgttctctctctttttcaggaGCCAGGGAGATGAAGGTCTTATCTCCCTCATCTCAAAACTCCCTTTGctgctatttctcttttttcttttccttcagatgTTCATATATCCATGTTAATTAACTTcttacataattaaaaataaatgtttttagatAATTCATTatagtttgcttgttttttcccctcgGTGTGAAGTGTGAGAGTAAGTGTCAGAACAGCGAAGGTTGCAAGTGTCCTAGGTCATTCCCCtcttctttttggtttgttttggtcGATTGTGCTTCTTTTGTGACTAGGCCCAATTTTCAAATGCTGTCTCTTAAACAGAACATCAAACTGCCACTTAAATTCCACCTGGCTTGCAGGATAGGAGTGGGTATTGACTAtattctctgctttgtttttgttcttaaacAGAAACCAGTGTTAAACAATGACCATTCCTCTTTCAAGGTAGGCTGAATTGTAAGGCTTCAGGATTGCAGGTGCATTTTAAATACCTGTATAATTATTTCATAATTGAACGTACTGTTAAAGAGCTGGTACTTGAAAATTGCATCTGAAGCAAGAATTTGAACATGCCGGTTTTCTGCCTTCCTTAAAATTATCTTTTGATGGTGTGATTATAATATGTAAATGTCACTTATATGTACTGATGTGAAGATATTTTCAACCCTAGAAACACAAATAAGACTTTCTTATGAGAAAGTTTTGATTCTTCCTTATTGTGAATACATACAAGTCATTCTTATAAATCATGTAATGATATTTATAGATATTAGATGTTAAATGCTTAATTTGTCACTAAACAGCTTTTATGTTTTACcgatttattttatgtatttttcccttttttggatTTTAGTGCGCTTTGTATAGTTTACAATGACCCAGGCAATACACACGTATTTTTACTAAATTTTTATGAAAGGAAGGTGTTTCAAATGGCTTATGTTTTTGACTGTATTGGAAAGCACTTTTGTTATTTCCTCCTTATGCTAATTGCTAAAGTAATAATCTCTGCCTGTTGTTTGCAAGGATGGTAGTAAATACATGATTTTGGCACTGTGACTTAAGCACAATCCTGCAAACTGCTCATTTGGGGTTGGGCTCCTGGAACAAGTTAATTCCAGATTAAGATGTGCTCATGGTGGCAGATTTGTGAGGATTAGCCtaattttgtaaatgaaaactcaaaatcattctatttctgtgtattttaactATAATATTTACATGATGTTATTGTAGGCTCAACTTGTTGTTTCTTACCTCTAAATATGATCATAAACAACAAATATGAATTTAAATCTTAACCTTTAAAATTCTTACTCTGAAACAATGCTTTAGctaagtttaatttttaaattattagcAGTATTAGACCTAGTTATACCTTACCTACTTTTGATCTTTGAATAATTTTTGTATGTCTATTCATGTTTGACTAGCTAACGAAAGCATTAGTTTTCAGTAGGCATAACTAATGTAACAAAGATCCCTCTTTAACCATCTACAAATCAGTCACCTGTTTTTCCCCAAGATCCTAGAGATCTATTCATTGAGCAGAATTGCTTCTATCACAAGCAACACCATCATATGAACTTCTGTATTCTCATCAAGCTTTCTTTTGAAATCggttagtttttttctttctattaccCCCTCCCACTGCCGTTGGAAAGCTGTCCTAGAATTTTGAAAACTTCATCCAGATTCCCATACCTACTGTTTGCCCAAATTGCCCTTTAAAATagctccccccacacacacacattcacccTGAGGTATATTTATCAAGTTTCTTCCCAGCCATCCTTTCACAAACTAAGCAGGGCAAGGTCTTTTGCCTCTGTATGGAAAGTGACAAAAATCCAAAAGGAGTACAATGGAAATAAGTCCGCCCACTTCTGCTAGGTGCTTACTTTCATTCACTCATGCAAATTTGTAAAGAGCAATATCAATTATACTCAAATTAGTTTCTGATCTTTATGCTAGAAACAATCCAcctatacataaaataaaaaaaaattcttaagacaGAAGCAGCGTCAAAGCCatatttttatgtagttttaaTAAATCTCTATGCATAATCACACATAAATACTACCCCTGTAATTTTAGTATTGCTTATCTAACTGATTTTTGCAGATTATTGACAAGCACAAATTATACCAGCAAATGAAAGAACTTAAACTAAACTTGCAAACTGATACTAGGGCAGGTGATGAAACAAAGCACGTGCATATGCAGCATCTAACATTGAGGGCTAAGTTCCCAGACCTTTTGGCAGCAAGGAAGGATGAATGTACTGTGTTCCCAtcacttttcaaaaggaaaaatacatgtgCCAAATATTTGACTGTGATTGACTGCAGATGCTAGACAAGGTGGGTGATACTACAGCATATAGGTGCAATTGGCATTGTATTAAGTTTTGCATAACTGATTGTGCCTGGTACAGTTTCTGTCTGTATCTATCTTAGGTATTTACAAGGCATCTATCACCTTGGTACCTAAGCAGTTTGAAAAATGCACCCACCACAGGAGGCATGATGCAGATACAGGCAGAGGCCCAGgtccagagcagcagaggcaggtCCCAGGAAGCTCCCCAACTGTGGTACCGCTGTTGTTGAGCTCCTGGCCCATTTGTTGTGGCCAAGGAACAACTCCACCTACCTGTCAGCAGGAAGACGTTACCCCACCCCTCAAGTCCAGCTCCACTGGTGGGCAAtctgaaaaggaaagataatgGAAAAGGCAACGATCCAGTAGCAGAGGTGAAACAGAAATGGTGGGATTTCAAAAGGAGGGATTCTTAAAGAGCAGCACATCTCAGGGGAGGGATCAACTGCCAGTCCAAGTGGCAGGTAAGGCACAATGCAGGCATAAGTCTCAAATGTTCTTCAGTGAACAAAAGTTAAAGAAATACCTCTGATGTCTCTAAAGTTTGTCTTTATCCAAAGCCCACTGTAGCCTGTGCTCTGTTCTTGGCCTCTGTCTTGGTCCTCTATCCCTGTGGCTGAATTGACCGTTCAGTTCTTTGGGTGAAGCACTGTTGATAATTTCTAGACTCCTAAACATGGCTGATGACAAACTTGAAGGACTGTCACCAAGGAAGTGGGATAATGAATGTCATGGTGCAAGGAGACAGCACAGTATAGTAGTGCTCCAAAGTGATGTACATATTCATGAACCTGAAGGGCTGACATAATCCTGGCTTCTAGTCACAGTGTTCAGGAGAGCAGTGGGCCAACCACAAATCCACCTCACAGGCACAAAAGACACAACAGTTTTGCTGTGGCCGCCAGAAGAAATTCCAACACTGATCTGCCACATTAGGCAAAGCTCTGTGTCAGCCCAACACAAACACCCGTACAGGCAGCCAGCTACAGCCTTTGCTGCAGAAACAGAGGACTTGTCTGACAACAGGAAAGAATGGAGGACAGCTATCACATGGACCACTTTAATAACagatctcactttttttttttaaacgtatTAGGAAGAGTGAGGTAAACGAGAAAGCAGTCTTTAGAGACCTGAAAGTCCCATGGGACTTTTGGAAATAGCTGCACAGTACTCAGTGAAGTGGGTCACTGACTTCCAGATGTTTATGTTTCCTTTAGCCCATATGCATGCTCCTTTCTGGTTCACTTATTTGGTCAttttgggagcaaaatgggaATCATGCCCTGTTAGAGCAAGGGACATGAAGTCAGGAACATGAAGTCATGACTTTGGAGACTGCCAGAGTTTGTTGGCTGATATCAGTAGGTTTAAATATAAAGGTATATATAAAAAGACACAAGTGACCTATTTTGCATGCAAGTTGTATATATCACTGTGAGCAAGCTGCTGCATGTAGGAATGGTGTATAAGGTGGAAACAACTAGAAAGATGAGAGAATCTGACCTCTTCCCTTTGCTTCACACCGAAGGAAGCTAGCTGTGCTTCTTTGTACCCACTGTATTTAAAACTTGgtttaaaaagagagagatttttttaaagccagctaACAACCAACTAAAATCAACCATGTTGATACATAGCTTGGTATATAGCCAATTTTGGCTTGGCACtcttagtgctttttttttgccttttttttttctttttaggaagcCACCCCTTTGCCACAGAAATGAGGTAAAGGCTGCTACTTCAGGTAACTGTTTCAGCTAGCTTTAACGCTGCTGTTGGCAGCTGCCAGAGTAGCCTTCCAAATCAGCCCATCTGTTCTCTGGCTGATCAACACAGTTTCTTGCCAAACCAAGTTTTCCAGTGCCCCCACTGTAACTGGCACACCTTTTCCACAGCACCAGCCCAGCAGCTGGTGCCATCATCTTAACAAGATCTGGTCTGAATTTAGGGCGACCTTTGGTCATCAAGGAATGGATTTATTGGGCAGAGACTGACACATCATCACTGCGGTGTCAGCCATTGACCTTGAGGCAGAGCTCCCATGATTGCTCTGCAGCGAACGAAAGTTTGTGTAAGGCCATGCCTGTAATGCACCCTTGCTTTTCCCATGCCCACGTCAATGCTTCAAAAAGCTTCCATAGGCCGGAGTTGCTAGAATTGTTGAACATTTCACTATGAATAGTACCAGCGAATGAATATACCTCCTTTTCATTAGTAGACAAGTTAACAAACCTGTCCCAATACCTGTGACTGTATTCATTATTCATAAGTATTCGCCAATAGTTTCCACAATTAACTTTCTGCCCATTGGTTTTCAGAGACTGTTTGCTTAGACTATTTGTCATTTGTGTCATTGGTCACGTATGCCAGATGCTGTTCTTTCAGCTCTTTGATCGGGAGGCTGAAAATATTGATTAGGAGCTTAGCAAATGGTAAATTTGCTTAGAGAATGAGGAACTTCTGCAAAAATTTATTATGCTTTTTTCAGAACAACATATTTCCACAGGCCTCTGGCAAGTGTGTAAACAAGCACAAATAACAAAAGTGATACGATCCCCCTGAATCTGAAAAACTAAACTCAGTGATACTATTTACAGAAGTATTCATAAATTAATGCGGGGTTTggagtttttcattttcttttgtttcagtttttgacTATTAATTTAGTTTGGTTCTATTACTTACCATTGCTAGATGGGCTCTGTTTAGAACATTTGTCAGGAAAATGGAGTTTTCAAATATGGAGAATTTTCTGATGACATGTTAAAAGAATTACAAAGATCTTTTGTATGACCAGTGGCTCTACCAGAATGAATATATATAATCCCTTATCCTTTTCCGATTCCATAGAATTTAACTGAAATGTGTGTTTGCTATGTGTGGTAAAAATAGGTCccctgttttttgggtttttttttcatgtgtacTCAAGTAGGGAAATGCTGAAACTTAATTTCATGGTCCTACACTATAGTTGCTAAGAGAGATTTGTTAATGGAGGATTGCAGCTATGGCTGTATTAGTAAGGCAAAGAGGGAATAGAATTGCAAGGAAGAAGCAGTTATTGCAATTAGGTTGATATACAGTCCCTTTCAAATCTCCATGGAGTGGAAGAGCCAATGATTGCATGACAGTTTGTCCctaaaattcattttcataagGAGCTCATGCCTTTTTACAAATACAATCTCATCCTCACTTTCCATAAAACATGCAACTGGACAGTCCAGCCAGACACAGACAGAATGTGAATACTTTGAATGTGAATACTTTGAAGTAGTGAACATGCTAAATGCGCAAATAGTATCCATgattttagcattaaaaaaatcataattaaacCAGAGAGAATCCCTTTTGGAGCAGTTTAatatttgaggcactgaggtatAGAAATAATGAGTGCCATATTAGAATTAGGGTAGACGAGGACCGATACATAGAAAGAGGGATCCTTGGGTCTGTCAGAAGGAGCTTTAAAGCAAtatataaaatcaaaaaaaaaccctgattcataaacaaaactagaaaaagtATCATTTTAACCTGACCTCAGCAGTACCTTCCAGATAGAAGCTCATAACTTCAAATTAAGTTCTGAAGAGCAGCATATAAGTATTTTCAAAGAGCAGAAATTAAtccttaaaaataacattttttcaagACTGGGATGCCAGAGAGCAGCTATGCCACTGACCTGGCATTCAGAACACCATAGTGCAAACAACACAGCCAGGTAGTGACAGTCAACAGCTGTTGTTCAGATAATAGTCTTACTGACTACTTACAACAGCACCTCTCTCACATATCCCTTGCCTGAGAGTGAGCAATGCAGGCTACAGTATTGCACGTTTTAGCTGGACCGCCCCAGATTAATTTCTGATGACCAAATTGTCCCCCGAAAAAACAAGGCGGactcatttttttaattcaagtctGGAAAGGGTGAGCGTTACGGCCACTGATTCATGTAATCAAGAGTGGTGCTGGGCAGATCATGCTCCAAGATGAGCCGATGATTGCTGTGGGTGCAAAAAGCTTAGCCATTTCTAGCCTTTGGGAGTGCATTTTATATAGGGGAGGATTTAGAGTAAGCACATACATAATATCCTCCTCATTAATAACAATGCCTCTTTGCACACTAAGCTGTCACAGAGAAGCACTTGCACCCACATTTCCACCGTATGCCCTCAGGCAAGGGAAGAGGTAGCCAGGAGAGGGCAAAACTAAGTGTATTTTCAGAAGCCAATGACATCCTGGTGAGCAATGCCCTCAGAAAGCATTACTATTGTTTGGAGAGAACAACAGGAAAAATCGTGCCAATGTTGGGGAGGGCATTGCTCACAGGATAAGTGCTGTGGACAGCCACCATTGCTCTGCAGCAGTGATTTGGGAGAGAAAgcactgggggtgggggtgacGTGAGACGTCGGACAAAAGAGAAGAtagccagcagagctgcagaacaaCAAAGGGCTGCCACTCAGGCCAGTGGTGGAGCACATCTGGCACCACAGGAAGCTCCACTGGACACTTGGCCCTGAGCTCGTCCCAGGGATGTCTGACTGACACCACTGCAGTGCATAGGTGAGCTTCTCGATAGGTTCACTGACATTTCCTGTTACAGTCACAATGAGGTGAATTGGTAGTTCCTGCCTTGGGATGCAGCATGGCTGTGTGTGttatgggtacaggacagtgtgcatttatataaaaaagaGCAGTTAATAACTTCAACTGCCACGTGCCCAATTCAGTCACTAAACTTTAGTCCACCCTTCTGTTTGCCCAAACACATACACTCTGGCTTCCCAACTGGCTTCTTTCTGTGTGTTGTCCAATGCATGTAGATACCTCCATCTACCTGGCCTCAGATACAGTGGTTGTTGCTCCTCTATTTGATTGCCAGATGTCACTGGGGAACAAGATGGGGAGGTTCCTGGATCCTCGGGGCAAGCCGGCCATCACAGAGGGAGCTCGCCGTCCACGCCGGCAGAAGAACAGGAATCCTCGGTGCCCGCCTCTGACGAAGACTCGCCAGCCAGGACCACAGAGAGCTGGCAGTGGCCATTGTCCTCGTCTGAAACGCACAGCAACGTTGGGGAAGATTTTGAGGGATTTCAAACACCAGCGCGGACTCCGGAGTGTACCATGGACATACAGTCTCCTGGGGATCAGTCACTCAGTAGGACTCCTCAGTTTGAAAGTGACtctcctgaggaggaggagggaaatgatGAAATGAATGAAGAGCACCGCGGTGTTGAGCCTGTCCCTAGGGATCGGGGTTGGAGAGGGCAGCCCCAGCTAACAGAGGGAGAGAAGCTGTTGATGGAAACCAACAGTAGGATTGTGCAGCTGCTGGAAAATATCAAGAGGGAGCATGCACAGTCCATGGGTCTCATGTCGCAGTCCATGGGCCGTATGGAGCTGCAGCTCGGCATTGTGGCTACCTCCACAAGAGCCATCCATAACTACCTGTCAGAGATTTTAGCTTTCCTCAAACAGCCAAGGACACAGGTCCTTGAGACACGTATCTCCCAAAGAGCCACTCCCCATGTCGAGTTAACCTGTGCCTCGACATGGACTGGTGAGGATGCAGTGGCAGCCTCCACTGTGTGCTTACCAGGGGGTGAAGGGACTAGCGACTCTCGAGAACCACCGCAGGCCACTCTGCCTTGTCGCAGTGGCCGGCTGCAGAGAGCCATAACTGAGAGGGCCTCATTGCCCATGCCTACACGCCAGgcaaaagggggagggaagaaaaaataacCACACCATaggatttttagtttttttttttttttttttttaatgtgcctgtCCTTTTAATTCTTAGCCATAAGGCCATCACTGGCAGATTTCAACCATTTCCACGTTGGCTAACATTGTATTCTGGCTGACTAGATTAGTCTAACATTTTGTAGTTTATATTTGCACTGTTAACAATGTGTGCTGCTGGTATTTGAAGAACATTTGCCTCTGTTCTTTAACTTCATAAGAGCATTTTTTTACTCTGTGCCAGGCCTTCATTGCTTTTCTTACAAATACAAGTCATTTCTTGAGGCAGCTGttttttgagttttctttctCCATTATCCCATCCCCTCTGAGCAAGCATTCTGGACTTGGTGGTAAGTATACAGGTCTTGGCAATACTCGCCTCCAAAACTGTGTTCGATCAGTCTTTGCCTGGTGTTTCTGGCATGCCAGCCTGAGGTGTTGGGGTTAGCCTGTACCGGACCATGATCATTCTTACCCTCTGTGGGTCTCACCAGCTCACTTTCTAAGACCCTTGGTGGAGCTAATCCACATGTCTTGGCTATGTCGTATAATCAGTAATGTTGCCAGGATCATATCTCATATATAACTTTGGGGGCCTGTATAGTAACGTGCCACCAGATCTATCTAGGCACCTGACTCTCATTTTCAAAGTTCCTTTTATGATGGATCTGGTGGTTTGATGGGCAGCATTATAATTTTTCCTCTGAGAGAGTCTGGGGATTGGAAATAGGAGTCACTAAGCAATGTATTTTATGGGGATAAGAACCACTCCTGCAACAAATCTGTTACGAGGAGACTGTCCCCTATAATTATCAGATATTAAttacttcagcaaaaaaaaagaaaaaaaaaaaagcaacttacCTAGCAGCCAGACCTCTGGAGAATGTAAAAGTCATGACATGCTGTTGGGTACTCTGCTACTATGTCTGTGATTAAGAGCTTTTCATCAGAGATGACCTACATGTTGAAAAAATGCAACTACTTTCTGTGCCTTTAGGCCATCTCATTTCCTGAGGGCTGGCACCCTGAGCAGAACTTGGGTGCAAT
This window of the Dromaius novaehollandiae isolate bDroNov1 chromosome 5, bDroNov1.hap1, whole genome shotgun sequence genome carries:
- the LOC112983089 gene encoding uncharacterized protein LOC112983089 translates to MVGFQKEGFLKSSTSQGRDQLPVQVADVTGEQDGEVPGSSGQAGHHRGSSPSTPAEEQESSVPASDEDSPARTTESWQWPLSSSETHSNVGEDFEGFQTPARTPECTMDIQSPGDQSLSRTPQFESDSPEEEEGNDEMNEEHRGVEPVPRDRGWRGQPQLTEGEKLLMETNSRIVQLLENIKREHAQSMGLMSQSMGRMELQLGIVATSTRAIHNYLSEILAFLKQPRTQVLETRISQRATPHVELTCASTWTGEDAVAASTVCLPGGEGTSDSREPPQATLPCRSGRLQRAITERASLPMPTRQAKGGGKKK